One Fusobacterium nucleatum genomic window carries:
- a CDS encoding UvrD-helicase domain-containing protein: MNLNLLEKLNDKQREAASQIDGSILILAGAGSGKTRTITYRIAHMIENVGISPYSILAVTFTNKAAKEMRERVEELVGDIAKACTISTFHSFGMRLLRMYGKEVGYNSNFTIYDTDDQKRIVKSILKGQNISFNGVKLTERDIVSIISKIKEEIKTLDEYSVMNKQIVEVYDKYNRALLESNAMDFSDILLNTYKLLQKPEILEKVQNKYKYIMIDEYQDTNNLQYKIIDLIARKSSNLCVVGDENQSIYGFRGANILNILNFENNYNNAKIIKLEENYRSTTTILDAANELIKNNKSSKDKKLWTQNGKGDLIKVLACDNGRDEVSRIIEFIRENHQNGVPYRDMTILYRTNAQSRIFEEGLLRYNIPHKVFGGISFYSRAEIKDIIAYLSIIVNPQDELNLQRIINVPKRKVGEKGIEKIIAYARENGLNLLEALSHIKEISGLTSTGKEKLLEMYDIIKELKDLSYTETASYIVQTLIDKINYIDYINENYDDAEARIENIDEFKNSILELENVVGELRLNEYLENVSLVSATDDLEEKSDYVKLMTIHNSKGLEFPIVFLVGFENEIFPGTKAMLDEKELEEERRLCYVALTRAEKRLYLSHSTIRFVYGQDRLSTPSIFLKEIPEKLLDIDVKKERLYFADDYSDEINTYGNNKKFEKKRTEINTKNTIKLDENTKKVIDNLGFKVGDKVRHKKFGLGVIKSIDAKKIYVQYVDGVKEMAIILADKLLTKFE, from the coding sequence ATGAACTTGAACTTATTAGAAAAGTTAAATGATAAACAAAGAGAAGCAGCATCTCAAATTGATGGCTCAATTTTAATTTTGGCAGGAGCTGGTTCTGGAAAAACAAGAACAATTACATATAGAATAGCACATATGATAGAAAATGTTGGAATTAGCCCTTATAGTATTCTAGCTGTTACATTTACAAATAAGGCAGCAAAAGAAATGAGAGAAAGAGTTGAAGAGCTTGTTGGAGATATTGCTAAGGCTTGTACAATTTCAACTTTCCACTCATTTGGTATGAGACTTTTAAGAATGTATGGAAAAGAAGTAGGATATAATTCAAATTTTACTATCTATGACACAGATGACCAAAAAAGAATAGTAAAGTCTATTTTAAAAGGACAAAATATAAGTTTTAATGGAGTGAAATTAACAGAAAGAGATATTGTTTCAATAATTTCAAAAATAAAAGAAGAAATAAAAACTCTTGATGAATATTCTGTTATGAATAAACAAATAGTTGAAGTATATGATAAATATAATAGAGCATTGTTAGAAAGTAATGCTATGGATTTTTCAGATATACTTTTAAACACATATAAATTATTACAAAAACCTGAAATACTTGAAAAAGTTCAAAATAAATATAAATATATAATGATAGATGAATATCAAGATACAAACAATTTACAGTATAAAATAATAGATTTAATAGCAAGAAAATCATCTAATCTATGTGTGGTTGGAGATGAAAACCAAAGTATTTATGGATTTAGAGGTGCAAATATTTTAAATATCCTTAATTTTGAAAATAACTATAATAATGCTAAAATAATAAAGTTAGAAGAAAATTACAGATCAACTACTACAATATTAGATGCAGCAAATGAACTAATAAAAAATAATAAATCATCAAAAGATAAAAAATTATGGACACAAAATGGAAAGGGTGATTTAATAAAGGTTTTAGCTTGTGATAATGGTAGAGATGAAGTTAGTAGAATAATTGAATTTATTAGAGAAAATCATCAAAATGGTGTCCCTTATAGAGATATGACAATATTGTATAGAACCAATGCTCAATCAAGAATATTTGAAGAGGGACTTTTAAGATATAATATACCTCATAAAGTTTTTGGTGGGATTAGTTTCTATTCAAGAGCAGAAATTAAAGATATAATTGCATATTTATCCATTATTGTTAACCCACAAGATGAATTAAATTTACAAAGAATAATAAATGTTCCTAAAAGAAAAGTAGGAGAAAAAGGGATAGAAAAAATAATTGCTTATGCTAGAGAAAATGGTTTGAACTTACTTGAAGCACTTTCTCATATAAAAGAGATTTCTGGATTGACTTCTACTGGAAAAGAAAAACTTTTAGAAATGTATGATATAATAAAAGAGTTAAAAGATTTATCTTATACTGAAACAGCTTCATATATAGTACAAACTTTAATAGATAAAATAAATTATATAGATTATATTAATGAAAACTATGATGATGCAGAAGCAAGAATTGAAAATATAGATGAATTTAAAAACTCTATCTTAGAACTAGAAAATGTTGTAGGAGAATTGAGATTAAATGAATATTTAGAAAATGTATCTCTTGTAAGTGCAACAGATGATTTAGAAGAAAAAAGTGACTATGTAAAGTTAATGACTATTCATAACTCAAAAGGTCTTGAATTCCCAATAGTTTTTTTAGTTGGTTTTGAAAATGAAATCTTCCCTGGAACAAAAGCAATGCTTGATGAAAAGGAATTGGAAGAAGAAAGAAGACTCTGTTATGTTGCTTTAACAAGAGCTGAAAAAAGATTATATTTATCTCACTCAACTATTAGATTTGTATATGGGCAAGATAGACTATCAACTCCATCTATATTTTTAAAAGAAATACCAGAAAAACTTTTAGATATTGATGTAAAAAAAGAAAGACTATATTTTGCTGATGATTATTCAGATGAAATAAATACTTATGGAAATAATAAGAAGTTTGAAAAGAAAAGAACTGAAATAAATACCAAAAATACTATAAAACTTGATGAAAATACTAAGAAAGTAATTGATAATTTAGGTTTTAAAGTAGGAGATAAAGTAAGACATAAAAAATTTGGCTTAGGGGTAATTAAGAGTATAGATGCTAAAAAAATATATGTACAATATGTTGATGGTGTAAAAGAAATGGCTATTATATTAGCAGATAAACTTTTAACTAAATTTGAATAG
- a CDS encoding flavin reductase family protein → MFYEPSKNNHGLSRNPFKSCTVPRVIGWISTKNEDGSDNIAPYSQFTNLTFDPPLVLFSSNQNVIGDRKTTIKNIERTGQFVYNMVSYDLREAMNRSSIFKIPKGYKDKFEYAGVTKAKANLIDVARVAESPIQYECKYIQTIRIPANDTLATVDVIIGQVIGIHIADDYILPDGKIDICRIQPVARLGYFDFTVVNNSFEMAPPKVDDPENQRLVDKGLEGKV, encoded by the coding sequence ATGTTTTATGAACCATCAAAAAATAATCATGGACTTTCTAGAAATCCTTTTAAATCTTGTACTGTACCAAGAGTAATAGGATGGATTTCAACAAAAAATGAAGATGGCAGTGATAATATCGCTCCATATAGTCAATTTACTAATCTTACTTTTGATCCACCATTAGTTTTATTTTCATCAAATCAAAATGTAATTGGTGATAGAAAAACAACTATAAAAAACATTGAAAGAACTGGTCAATTTGTTTATAACATGGTTTCTTATGATTTAAGAGAAGCTATGAATCGTTCCTCTATTTTTAAAATCCCTAAAGGATATAAAGATAAGTTTGAATATGCTGGGGTAACTAAAGCAAAAGCAAATTTGATTGATGTTGCTCGTGTTGCTGAGTCTCCAATTCAATATGAATGTAAGTATATTCAAACAATAAGAATTCCAGCAAATGATACACTAGCAACAGTGGATGTTATAATAGGTCAAGTTATTGGAATTCATATAGCAGATGATTATATACTTCCTGATGGAAAAATAGATATTTGTAGAATACAACCTGTTGCTCGTCTTGGATATTTTGATTTTACAGTTGTAAATAATTCATTTGAAATGGCTCCACCTAAGGTTGATGATCCTGAAAATCAAAGATTGGTTGATAAAGGTTTAGAAGGAAAAGTATAA
- a CDS encoding sodium:solute symporter family protein: MNMITIVCTVLFSLLLIGVGIYAHKKTDDTGDEFFLGGRSIGIFATIMTLVFSIWSTLAFYGVVGEAYTNGVGSLGIAQGIFWGAGLQVFVGYKLWTLGKKYGLSTPGDFFGQRYYSNFFRFITSLGLIYFTMPYIGMQLGGLGAGLEGAAQVPSTVGTIFLALVLLIFVSIGGMKSVAWTDAIQGVVFTIVVLLALFVLIKSMPEDLSVVMKKATEIRPGLNSIPGPNKLYTPIMNLHLAITIGSFAVWPHIFVRFFIAKKRETYKVLAVAFPIYEVVCMVPLLLIGIMIIPYLFGGNLNPLDAQKSIHWAMNGIPFGHLLGTGIFLAAFSAAMSTASSQLLACSSMFVGDIFLKLYKKEVSQKTVVLLGRIMTVLFVIISTFFGIYFPNIFKTATHFATPGYAQLLPALLAGLFWKRANREGAIFGTLGGFTTLLLTSFVWKNPLGVTPLLWSLTVNCILLVGISLITAKPPKEVTDKFFEAVQ, translated from the coding sequence ATGAATATGATAACAATAGTTTGTACTGTCTTGTTTTCACTTTTATTAATTGGTGTTGGGATATATGCACATAAAAAGACTGATGACACTGGAGATGAATTCTTTTTAGGTGGAAGATCTATTGGAATTTTTGCAACAATTATGACATTAGTTTTCTCAATTTGGAGTACACTTGCATTTTATGGAGTAGTTGGTGAAGCTTATACAAATGGGGTTGGTTCTCTTGGAATAGCTCAGGGTATATTCTGGGGAGCTGGTTTACAAGTTTTTGTTGGATATAAACTTTGGACTTTAGGGAAAAAATATGGTTTATCTACTCCTGGTGATTTTTTTGGACAAAGATATTACTCTAACTTTTTTAGATTTATTACTTCCTTAGGATTAATTTACTTTACTATGCCTTATATTGGAATGCAATTAGGTGGTCTAGGTGCTGGACTTGAAGGAGCTGCACAAGTTCCATCAACAGTTGGAACTATTTTCTTAGCTTTGGTTCTTTTGATTTTTGTTTCTATTGGTGGAATGAAATCTGTAGCTTGGACTGATGCTATACAAGGAGTTGTTTTTACAATAGTTGTTCTTCTTGCACTTTTTGTTCTTATTAAATCTATGCCTGAAGATTTATCAGTAGTAATGAAGAAAGCTACAGAAATTAGACCTGGTTTAAATAGTATTCCTGGTCCTAATAAATTATATACTCCTATTATGAACCTGCACCTTGCTATTACAATTGGTTCTTTTGCTGTTTGGCCTCATATTTTTGTAAGATTCTTTATTGCTAAAAAGAGAGAAACTTATAAAGTTTTAGCTGTTGCCTTCCCTATTTATGAAGTTGTTTGTATGGTTCCTTTACTTCTAATTGGAATTATGATTATTCCTTATTTATTTGGAGGTAATTTAAATCCATTAGATGCACAAAAGAGTATACACTGGGCTATGAATGGAATTCCTTTTGGTCACCTATTGGGAACAGGTATTTTCTTAGCTGCTTTTTCAGCTGCTATGTCAACAGCAAGTTCTCAATTATTAGCTTGTAGTTCAATGTTTGTTGGAGACATTTTCTTAAAATTGTATAAAAAAGAAGTTTCTCAAAAAACTGTTGTACTTTTAGGAAGAATTATGACTGTCCTATTTGTTATAATTTCTACTTTCTTTGGAATATATTTCCCTAATATATTTAAAACAGCAACTCACTTTGCTACACCAGGCTATGCACAATTACTTCCTGCTTTACTTGCTGGACTTTTCTGGAAAAGAGCAAATAGAGAAGGAGCAATCTTTGGAACATTAGGTGGTTTTACAACATTGCTTTTGACTTCATTTGTTTGGAAAAATCCATTAGGTGTTACTCCTCTTTTATGGAGTTTAACTGTAAATTGTATCTTACTTGTAGGAATTTCTTTAATTACAGCAAAACCTCCTAAAGAAGTTACTGATAAATTTTTTGAAGCAGTTCAATAA
- a CDS encoding helix-turn-helix domain-containing protein, producing MIVFVNTSITTINLIKKNPHFDFEYIFFNKKNKNIILETNQSLVVIFEEKYLKINNLLNLKKSKKQIYFIGIFEKENIDLIKKLINLELLNYIFNFSKNSLSSLINKIKLKNNNRNNLFNNPIYKSMFTSFYIFDLIYGDLTKLNALNEITGFKMDDLPNSVITLMIDDFWEICRKMDNRDRYSLKMEYSNLVKNAINRYQIKALSCSLVGTDKIIILVKSPYNFSLNDIALKIKNYINENSKYTVTLGLSNSYDDFKNIWKAYEESFQALNYSFFVGKNEIIEYENIKNLSSKTNLNHDYVQLKYYFFKNLILGNKNEIQEYFMSILNFCINDFLDKETIKFLITNFIFEIVDYTNKLKIKKEDVYTKAINVNSKILRAYSIASIKDISYEFLINLLIDIEKYKKNNDFILDNSINFLEKYYYKDLSLTEVANVCNMSDSYFSRKFKEKFNINFSTYLLNIRLEKAKELLKEKNLNIENISEMVGFKDSSYFSKSFKQKYGMAPHYYRDNFKEF from the coding sequence ATGATAGTTTTTGTAAACACATCAATTACTACAATAAATTTAATTAAAAAGAATCCTCACTTTGACTTTGAATATATTTTCTTCAATAAAAAGAATAAAAATATTATTTTAGAAACTAATCAAAGTTTGGTTGTTATTTTTGAAGAAAAATATTTAAAAATTAATAATCTATTAAATTTGAAGAAATCTAAAAAACAAATATATTTTATTGGAATTTTTGAAAAAGAAAATATTGATTTAATAAAAAAATTAATAAATTTAGAACTTTTAAATTATATTTTTAATTTTTCTAAAAATTCATTATCAAGTTTGATAAACAAAATCAAATTAAAAAATAATAACAGAAATAATCTTTTTAATAATCCTATTTATAAATCCATGTTTACCTCATTTTATATTTTTGATTTAATATATGGAGATCTTACAAAATTAAATGCTTTAAATGAAATAACAGGTTTCAAAATGGATGATTTACCCAATAGTGTAATTACTCTAATGATAGATGATTTTTGGGAAATTTGCAGAAAAATGGATAATAGAGATAGATATTCTCTAAAAATGGAATATTCAAATCTAGTAAAAAATGCTATAAACCGTTATCAAATAAAAGCTTTATCTTGTTCACTTGTAGGAACAGATAAAATTATTATTTTAGTAAAATCTCCATATAATTTCTCACTAAATGATATTGCTTTAAAAATAAAAAATTATATAAATGAAAATTCAAAATACACAGTTACACTTGGACTTAGTAACTCATATGATGATTTTAAAAATATTTGGAAGGCATATGAAGAGTCTTTTCAAGCTTTAAATTATTCTTTTTTTGTAGGAAAAAATGAAATTATTGAATATGAAAATATTAAAAATTTATCTTCAAAAACTAATTTGAATCATGATTATGTGCAATTAAAATACTATTTTTTTAAAAACTTAATTTTAGGAAATAAAAATGAAATTCAAGAATATTTTATGAGTATTTTAAATTTCTGTATAAATGATTTTTTAGACAAAGAAACTATAAAATTTTTAATTACAAATTTCATTTTTGAAATAGTTGATTATACTAATAAATTAAAAATAAAAAAAGAAGATGTCTACACAAAAGCAATTAATGTTAATTCAAAAATTTTAAGAGCTTATTCAATAGCTTCTATTAAAGATATTAGCTATGAATTTTTAATAAATCTTTTAATAGATATTGAAAAATATAAAAAAAATAATGATTTTATATTAGATAATAGTATAAATTTTTTAGAAAAATATTACTATAAAGATTTAAGTCTAACTGAAGTTGCAAATGTTTGTAATATGAGTGATAGTTACTTTAGTAGAAAATTTAAAGAGAAATTTAATATAAACTTTTCAACTTACTTATTGAATATAAGATTAGAAAAGGCTAAGGAATTATTAAAAGAAAAAAATTTGAACATAGAAAATATTTCTGAAATGGTAGGTTTTAAAGATAGCTCTTATTTTAGTAAAAGCTTCAAACAGAAATATGGAATGGCTCCTCATTATTATAGAGATAATTTTAAAGAATTTTAA
- the lpxA gene encoding acyl-ACP--UDP-N-acetylglucosamine O-acyltransferase produces the protein MVEIHSTAIIEEGAIIEDGVKIGPYCIVGKDVTIKKGTVLQSHVVVEGITEIGENNTIYSFVSIGKANQDLKYKGEPTKTIIGNNNSIREFVTIHRGTDDRWETRIGSGNLLMAYVHVAHDVIVGDDCILANNVTLAGHVVVDSHAIIGGLTPIHQFTRIGSYSMIGGASGVNQDICPFVLAEGNKAVVRGLNSVGLRRRGFSDEEISNLKKAYRILFRQGLQLKDALEELEKDFSEDKNVKYLVDFIKSSDRGIAR, from the coding sequence ATGGTAGAAATACATAGCACAGCTATTATAGAAGAAGGGGCTATTATAGAAGATGGAGTAAAAATAGGTCCTTATTGTATAGTTGGAAAAGATGTAACAATAAAAAAAGGTACTGTTTTGCAATCTCATGTGGTTGTGGAAGGTATAACAGAGATAGGAGAAAATAATACCATTTACTCTTTTGTTTCAATAGGAAAAGCAAATCAAGATTTAAAATATAAGGGTGAACCTACAAAAACTATTATAGGAAATAATAATTCTATAAGAGAATTTGTAACTATTCACAGAGGTACTGATGATAGATGGGAAACTAGAATAGGAAGTGGAAATCTTCTTATGGCTTATGTCCATGTTGCCCATGATGTAATTGTTGGTGACGATTGTATACTTGCAAATAATGTTACTTTGGCAGGACATGTTGTTGTAGATAGCCATGCAATAATAGGTGGACTTACTCCTATACATCAATTTACAAGAATAGGTTCTTATTCTATGATAGGTGGAGCAAGTGGAGTAAATCAAGATATTTGTCCATTTGTTCTAGCTGAAGGAAATAAAGCAGTTGTTAGAGGTTTAAATAGTGTAGGTTTAAGAAGAAGAGGTTTTTCTGATGAAGAAATATCTAATCTAAAAAAAGCATACAGAATACTATTTAGACAAGGTTTACAATTAAAAGATGCCTTAGAAGAGCTTGAAAAAGATTTTAGTGAAGATAAAAATGTAAAATATCTAGTAGATTTTATAAAGAGCAGTGATAGGGGGATAGCTAGATAA
- the lpxC gene encoding UDP-3-O-acyl-N-acetylglucosamine deacetylase yields the protein MKRKTLKNIVEYDGIGLHKGEMIKMKLIPVKSGGIVFRMLNMPEDKNEILLDYRNTFDLTRGTNLKNEHGAMVFTVEHFLSALYVAGITDLIVELNGNELPICDGSAIKFLDLFQESGVVELDEDIEEIIVKEPVFLSKGDKHVIALPYSDGYKLTYAIRFEHTFLKSQLAEFEITEENYRKEIAPARTFGFDYEVEYLKQNNLALGGTLENAIVIKKDGVLNPDGLRFDDEFVRHKMLDIIGDLKILNRPIRAHIIAIKAGHLIDIEFAKILDNIK from the coding sequence ATGAAAAGAAAAACTTTAAAAAATATAGTAGAATATGATGGAATAGGTTTACATAAGGGTGAAATGATAAAGATGAAACTTATTCCTGTTAAATCTGGTGGGATAGTTTTTAGAATGTTAAATATGCCAGAAGATAAAAATGAAATACTTTTAGATTATAGAAACACTTTTGATTTAACAAGAGGAACTAACTTAAAAAATGAACATGGGGCTATGGTTTTTACAGTAGAACACTTTTTATCGGCTCTATATGTTGCTGGTATTACAGATTTAATAGTTGAATTAAATGGAAATGAATTACCTATCTGTGATGGAAGTGCTATTAAATTCTTAGATTTATTTCAAGAAAGTGGTGTGGTTGAACTAGATGAAGATATAGAAGAAATTATAGTGAAAGAACCTGTATTTTTATCTAAGGGAGATAAACATGTAATAGCTTTACCCTATTCTGATGGCTATAAATTAACTTATGCTATAAGATTTGAACATACATTTTTAAAGTCACAATTAGCAGAATTTGAAATAACAGAAGAAAATTATAGAAAAGAAATTGCACCAGCAAGAACTTTTGGTTTTGACTATGAAGTTGAATATTTAAAACAAAATAATCTTGCATTAGGTGGAACATTAGAAAATGCGATTGTTATAAAAAAAGATGGAGTTTTAAATCCAGATGGTTTGAGATTTGATGATGAATTTGTAAGACATAAAATGCTAGATATTATTGGAGATTTAAAAATTTTAAATAGACCAATAAGAGCACATATTATTGCTATAAAAGCAGGACATCTTATTGATATAGAATTTGCAAAAATTCTTGATAATATAAAATAA
- the fabZ gene encoding 3-hydroxyacyl-ACP dehydratase FabZ yields MLDILEIMKRIPHRYPFLLVDRILEMDKENQTIKGKKNVTMNEEFFNGHFPGHPIMPGVLIVEGMAQCLGVLVMEGTPGKVPYFAAIDNTKFKNPVRPGDTLIYDVKVDKVKRNFVKASGKVYVDDAVVAEASFTFVIADA; encoded by the coding sequence ATGTTAGATATTTTAGAAATAATGAAAAGGATACCACACAGATACCCATTTTTATTAGTTGATAGAATTCTAGAAATGGACAAAGAAAATCAAACAATTAAAGGTAAAAAGAATGTAACAATGAATGAGGAATTTTTTAATGGACACTTCCCAGGACACCCAATTATGCCAGGTGTATTGATAGTTGAAGGTATGGCACAATGTTTAGGTGTTTTAGTTATGGAAGGAACACCAGGAAAAGTTCCTTACTTTGCAGCAATAGATAATACAAAATTTAAAAATCCAGTCAGACCAGGAGACACATTAATTTATGATGTAAAAGTTGATAAAGTAAAAAGAAATTTTGTCAAAGCATCTGGAAAAGTTTATGTAGATGATGCAGTAGTTGCAGAAGCAAGCTTTACATTTGTAATAGCAGATGCATAA